The Salminus brasiliensis chromosome 14, fSalBra1.hap2, whole genome shotgun sequence genome contains the following window.
TTTTACACACATCCACAAGTTAAGAGTGATCAGTCATTCAAAAATATAAAGCCAAGAAGATATATATGGTCATAAACTGTCAATGAAGGCCTTAAAATAACTAGCATTTAGCATGGCAACTGATATGCTGTTGCTTACAAGCAAGTGTAACTGTTTGAGTGCCCAGAGACTGTACAATTATACTAAAAGTGAATTTGACACTCACCTCTGCCATTCTGAGCCTTAGTCCTATGCCTTTCAAGCTCTCTGTATCCAGCCTGATGGCTCTTGCTGTTTGCTGTGATCTCACTGTCCGGTGACACGTTTTTATGTTTAACAGTTGAGAATCTAAGCtctggaaaatgtttttttctctgactcgtcctccttctcctcttcttgTCTCCAGGATCCATTTCTAAACGCACCGGGCTAAGACCCTCTAGCTCAGGCTTGTCATACTGGGTCTGAATCACAACACGAACAAGCCGAGGCCTACCACTTAGCCGCATATCATTCATGCCCTCTTCATGCCCACCCGGTCTCCTCTGAAGCCCCAATTTTTCTGAGTTGGAATGAGTGATGGGATTGCCAGACTGGTCACTTGGAGTATTTCTGAATGGTTTAGTTTTGACCTCCATAGCATGCGTCTGTATGCCCATGGTAAGGAGGACAGCAAGGCCAAAACACCAAAAGGAAGAAGTCATCCTGAGAAGGAGGAAGAAATACAACACATAAGACAAATACATCTCAATGAACTCTTTTGTAATAATCAGAAATCAGTGACAAATGCAAGATACCAGTAATAAAACCTTGATGTTGATACAGATTGCTTCATTACAGACTAATCAAGAAGTGCTAACATTAATAACACGTAAAGACAATCATCAGTCTGGATTTTAGAGCAAGAAaacaattttttaaaattaGCATTAAATGATGCTGAATGTCTATTTATACTGGCTATGGACTGCCGGAAGACCAAAACGTTAttataaacttctattactaaagacgtttgtacagaagtcacAGTAGTAATTGAATAATATACCTTTGAAAAAATTGGGCAGATAATCATTAGTACATAAATTACTTTCAAAGATACTCCAAAGAGCAAAGATACTCCTGTCCCTGTTTATACATTGCAGACTGCTCCATTTCAAAAGAAATGTGGAAAAGGACCAGCACAAACATGACGACAAGCTAAAGAGTGCAGAACACTCTTTTTTATAGCAGTACAGAATAGGAGAGAGTTGCTGGTTTTAAGCCATGTAACTGAGACTCAGTGACACTAACAGGCATTAAGACTCCTCTTACCCATAACCAACCGATACACGTTTTGTGTGTGGGTTAATGTATAGCTTGCTTTGTAGAGCTACCAGAAACGAGAAGCAGAATCTGCTCTCATCTTTTCTAATAGCTTTCGGTGCCTTCAGCTCTAAAGTAATTCATGCTGAGAAGTGGGGATTAAAatagctcaaaaaaaaaaacaagacagatCCTTTAACTATGTTAGGGATCCTTCTTTGTGCACTTGCCCTACATGCATAAGCAGTGAAGCCAAAAACCAATAAGAGCTCAGTGTAGCACACCAAGCTATGATTGTGTCAACAGAGAGAACATGGTCTGAGCTTTTTTGAATAGTGTTTCTACTCGCTGTCTCAGGACATTTGGTCATTCTGTGTTCGCTGTTTGACATTTGATTGCAAATATAAAAGGCAGACAAGACGCAGACGCGTAAGCCCCTCTGAATGGATGCACTTTTGTAAAGCATCTTTGCAATGGGGATGAATAACTGATCTGAGCTGGGGGATTTTTTTACCCTAGCAAAAAAATGGATTACACACACTTCGGGGGTGTGTGTAGCTGCTGGCTAATTA
Protein-coding sequences here:
- the draxinb gene encoding uncharacterized protein draxinb; the encoded protein is MTSSFWCFGLAVLLTMGIQTHAMEVKTKPFRNTPSDQSGNPITHSNSEKLGLQRRPGGHEEGMNDMRLSGRPRLVRVVIQTQYDKPELEGLSPVRLEMDPGDKKRRRRTSQRKKHFPELRFSTVKHKNVSPDSEITANSKSHQAGYRELERHRTKAQNGREAELAVKEQQVSTVQMADLKEGSDTQQPSQNKGRQQIKSSSSKKKILKAVSCDHHLDCVPGSCCNLRKHLCDPHNRGLNNKCYDDCMCEEGLRCFTKFHHHHRVIHKKGRCVDPEYINSEHVSYTAI